Proteins from one Burkholderia oklahomensis C6786 genomic window:
- a CDS encoding DUF1993 domain-containing protein: MALSMYDVSIPALIRGLNNLSAVLDKGDAHARSQGIDPAELVRARLHDDMYSLDAQVQRASDTAKGCGARLAGIAVPSFADTETTFAELRARVGKTIDFLKTIQPVQLDGSETRTIELPLRDGVMTFDGKSYLLGFALPNFYFHTTTAYDILRHKGVPLGKMDYLGGR; encoded by the coding sequence ATGGCACTTTCGATGTACGACGTCTCGATTCCCGCTCTGATTCGCGGCCTGAACAACCTGTCGGCCGTGCTCGACAAGGGCGATGCGCACGCGCGCTCGCAGGGCATCGATCCCGCCGAACTGGTTCGCGCGCGGCTCCACGACGACATGTACTCACTCGACGCGCAGGTCCAGCGGGCGAGCGATACCGCAAAGGGATGCGGCGCGCGGCTCGCGGGCATTGCGGTGCCGTCGTTCGCCGATACGGAAACGACGTTCGCCGAGCTGCGCGCGCGCGTCGGCAAGACGATCGATTTCCTGAAGACGATCCAGCCGGTGCAACTCGACGGCAGCGAAACGCGCACGATCGAGCTGCCGCTGCGGGACGGCGTGATGACGTTCGACGGCAAGTCGTATCTGCTCGGCTTTGCGCTGCCGAATTTCTATTTCCATACGACGACCGCGTACGACATCCTGCGGCACAAGGGCGTGCCGCTCGGCAAGATGGATTATCTCGGCGGGCGCTGA
- a CDS encoding DnaJ family domain-containing protein, with protein MKLLDALVEQRIAAAAARGAFDDLPGAGAPMELDDDLLVPEEVRVANRILKNAGFVPPAVEQLRALRNLQDELRAVSDRATRCRLQAKMLALDMALESLRGGPMVVPREYCRRIAERVSERVLGDAQGEAGPM; from the coding sequence ATGAAACTGCTTGACGCTCTAGTCGAACAACGTATCGCCGCCGCCGCCGCGCGGGGAGCGTTCGACGATTTGCCGGGCGCCGGCGCGCCGATGGAACTGGACGACGATCTGCTCGTTCCGGAAGAGGTGCGCGTCGCGAATCGGATCCTGAAGAACGCGGGCTTCGTGCCGCCCGCGGTCGAGCAACTGCGGGCGCTGCGCAACCTGCAGGACGAACTGCGCGCGGTCAGCGACCGCGCGACGCGTTGCCGTCTGCAGGCGAAGATGCTCGCCCTCGACATGGCGCTGGAGTCGCTGCGCGGCGGCCCGATGGTCGTGCCGCGCGAATACTGCCGCCGCATCGCCGAGCGTGTGTCCGAGCGCGTGCTCGGCGACGCGCAGGGCGAAGCGGGGCCGATGTGA
- the tadA gene encoding tRNA adenosine(34) deaminase TadA: MRPADASAAGILPDEPPSPLARADAERDRRYMRMALEAADEARAAGEVPVGAVIVRGDEVIARGFNHPIGGHDPSAHAEMAALRAAARALRNYRMPGCELYVTLEPCLMCSGAIMHARIARVVFGAPDPKTGACGSVVDAFADARLNHHTAVEGGVLADECGAALKSFFAERRQAIREARRAQQAPDAPPRDE; this comes from the coding sequence GTGAGGCCCGCCGACGCGTCAGCAGCCGGCATCCTGCCCGACGAGCCGCCATCGCCGCTCGCGCGCGCCGACGCCGAGCGCGATCGCCGCTACATGCGCATGGCGCTCGAAGCCGCCGACGAAGCGCGCGCGGCAGGCGAAGTGCCGGTCGGCGCGGTGATCGTGCGCGGCGACGAGGTGATCGCCCGCGGCTTCAACCACCCGATCGGCGGCCACGATCCGTCCGCCCACGCCGAGATGGCCGCGCTGCGCGCCGCCGCGCGCGCGCTGCGCAATTACCGGATGCCGGGCTGCGAGCTGTACGTGACGCTTGAGCCGTGCCTGATGTGCTCGGGCGCGATCATGCACGCGCGGATCGCACGCGTCGTGTTCGGCGCGCCCGATCCGAAGACGGGCGCGTGCGGCAGCGTCGTCGACGCGTTCGCCGATGCGCGCCTGAACCATCACACGGCGGTCGAAGGCGGCGTGCTCGCCGACGAATGCGGCGCGGCGCTCAAATCATTCTTCGCGGAGCGGCGGCAGGCGATCCGCGAGGCTCGCCGCGCGCAGCAGGCGCCCGATGCGCCGCCGCGCGACGAATGA
- the ldcA gene encoding muramoyltetrapeptide carboxypeptidase: protein MTSTFRTPRTIRLLAPSGYPHDPAAIDRALERLSVEQHRVENLDATQRRYQRFAGTDGERAGDLNRLADASLPLPDIGLAVRGGYGAARILHGLDYRGLESRLRDKPIALVGHSDFTAIQLALYAKARVKTFGGPMLSADFGAEAPSAFTLAHFWQTLTQPSTTIVSDVPQTQVVNASGTLWGGNLAIVSSLVGTPYMPQIEGGILFVEDVNEQPFRIERMIYQLHLAGILARQQALVLGQFTGARPFEYDNGYDMQTMIDQVRGVIGIPVVTGLQFGHVPDLLTLPFGARAELVANEHGFRLTMSDYPCLAA, encoded by the coding sequence ATGACTTCCACGTTCCGCACGCCGCGCACCATCCGCCTTCTCGCGCCCTCCGGTTATCCGCACGACCCCGCCGCCATCGATCGCGCGCTCGAACGCCTGAGCGTCGAGCAGCATCGCGTCGAGAACCTCGACGCGACGCAGCGCCGCTATCAGCGCTTCGCCGGCACCGACGGCGAGCGCGCGGGCGATCTGAACCGGCTCGCCGACGCGTCGCTGCCGCTGCCCGACATCGGCCTCGCGGTGCGCGGCGGCTACGGCGCCGCACGGATTCTTCACGGGCTCGACTATCGGGGGCTCGAAAGCCGGCTGCGCGACAAGCCGATCGCGCTCGTCGGCCACAGCGACTTCACCGCCATCCAGCTCGCGCTCTACGCGAAGGCGCGCGTGAAGACGTTCGGCGGGCCGATGCTGTCCGCCGATTTCGGCGCGGAAGCGCCGAGCGCGTTCACGCTCGCGCATTTCTGGCAGACGCTCACGCAGCCGTCGACGACGATCGTCTCCGACGTGCCGCAAACGCAAGTCGTCAACGCGTCGGGCACGCTGTGGGGCGGCAACCTGGCGATCGTCTCGTCGCTCGTCGGCACGCCGTACATGCCGCAGATCGAAGGCGGGATCCTGTTCGTCGAGGACGTCAACGAGCAGCCGTTCCGGATCGAGCGAATGATCTACCAGCTTCATCTCGCGGGCATCCTCGCGCGCCAGCAGGCGCTCGTGCTCGGCCAGTTCACGGGCGCGCGCCCGTTCGAGTACGACAACGGCTACGACATGCAGACGATGATCGACCAGGTGCGCGGCGTGATCGGCATTCCGGTCGTCACGGGACTGCAGTTCGGCCACGTGCCCGATCTGCTGACGCTGCCGTTCGGCGCGCGCGCGGAACTCGTCGCGAACGAGCACGGCTTCAGGCTCACGATGTCGGACTATCCGTGCCTTGCGGCGTGA
- a CDS encoding GntR family transcriptional regulator, with product MTKKDSAQTGASPESIAERIRTAILEHRLAPGTKLTEAQLCEVFGVKRGPIRQALALLATDRLVDLEPNRGAFVASPTLQDVHEVFEMRRIVELAVMERLATGPGAKRLKGVAAMIDKERSAFERRDFPAWIRLSGEFHTELAALTGNTVLRDCLEGLVARSTLMSALYESHGRSPCSFDDHAQILAALEAGDAKRAAQLMAHHLQHVELKMLDRPAQGAVDLREVFGNPG from the coding sequence ATGACGAAGAAAGATTCCGCTCAGACGGGCGCGAGCCCCGAGTCGATCGCCGAACGGATCCGCACCGCGATCCTCGAGCATCGGCTCGCGCCCGGCACGAAGCTGACGGAAGCGCAGCTGTGCGAAGTGTTCGGCGTGAAGCGCGGCCCGATCCGGCAGGCGCTCGCGCTCCTCGCGACCGATCGGCTCGTCGACCTTGAGCCGAATCGCGGCGCGTTCGTCGCGAGTCCGACGCTGCAGGACGTGCACGAGGTGTTCGAGATGCGGCGGATCGTCGAGCTCGCGGTGATGGAGCGGCTCGCGACGGGACCGGGCGCGAAGCGCCTGAAGGGCGTCGCGGCGATGATCGACAAGGAGCGCAGCGCATTCGAGCGGCGCGACTTCCCGGCGTGGATCCGCCTGTCCGGCGAGTTCCATACCGAGCTCGCGGCGCTGACCGGCAACACGGTGCTGCGCGATTGCCTGGAGGGGCTCGTCGCGCGCTCGACGCTGATGTCGGCATTGTATGAATCGCACGGGCGCAGCCCGTGCTCGTTCGACGACCATGCGCAGATCCTCGCGGCGCTCGAAGCGGGCGACGCGAAGCGCGCGGCGCAACTGATGGCGCACCATCTGCAGCACGTCGAGCTGAAGATGCTCGATCGGCCGGCGCAAGGCGCGGTCGATCTGCGCGAGGTGTTCGGCAATCCGGGCTGA
- a CDS encoding NCS1 family nucleobase:cation symporter-1: MAQFSVAQQSASYRPNEDRPGDPDGGAAVPAGYSKRLYNEDLAPLANQNWGAYNIFAFWMSDVHSVGGYVFAGSLFALGLTSWQVLVALIVGISVVNVLCNLIAKPSQQLGVPYPVACRATFGVLGANVPAVIRGLIAIAWYGIQTYLASSALVIVVLKFFPQWMPYADVHRYGFLGLSALGWAGFMLLWVLQALVFWNGMETIKKFIDFAGPAVYVVMFILAGYMVWRAGWRNIGLNLGGVKYHGAEVIPVMATAISLVVSYFSGPMLNFGDFSRYCGSYAGVKRGNFWGLPVNFLAFSLVTVITTAATLPVFGQLITDPVETVGRIDHPTAVILGALTFMIATIGINIVANFVSPAFDFSNVAPRLISWRAGGMFAAVASVFITPWNLFNNPAVIHYTLDVLGSFIGPLYGVLIVDFYLVKRGALVRGDLYTMSTDGAYWYRGGVNRRAIAALLPAAAIAVACVMAPALSGFANFSWFIGAALGGVFYLAFAKA, from the coding sequence ATGGCTCAGTTCAGTGTGGCGCAGCAAAGCGCCTCGTATCGGCCGAACGAAGATCGCCCCGGCGATCCGGACGGCGGCGCGGCGGTGCCCGCCGGCTACAGCAAACGTCTGTACAACGAAGATCTCGCGCCGCTCGCGAACCAGAACTGGGGCGCATACAACATCTTCGCGTTCTGGATGTCCGACGTGCACAGCGTCGGCGGTTACGTGTTCGCGGGCAGCCTGTTCGCACTCGGCCTGACGAGCTGGCAGGTGCTGGTCGCGCTGATCGTCGGCATTTCCGTCGTCAACGTGCTGTGCAATCTGATCGCGAAGCCGAGCCAGCAGCTCGGCGTGCCGTATCCGGTCGCGTGCCGCGCGACGTTCGGCGTGCTCGGCGCAAACGTGCCCGCCGTGATCCGCGGGCTCATCGCGATCGCATGGTACGGAATCCAAACTTATCTCGCGTCGAGCGCGCTCGTGATCGTCGTGCTCAAGTTCTTCCCGCAATGGATGCCGTACGCGGACGTGCATCGCTATGGCTTCCTCGGGCTCTCGGCGCTCGGCTGGGCGGGCTTCATGCTGCTCTGGGTGCTGCAGGCGCTCGTGTTCTGGAACGGGATGGAGACGATCAAGAAGTTCATCGACTTCGCAGGCCCGGCCGTCTACGTCGTGATGTTCATCCTCGCGGGCTACATGGTGTGGCGCGCGGGCTGGCGCAACATCGGCCTCAATCTCGGCGGCGTCAAGTATCACGGCGCCGAAGTGATTCCGGTGATGGCGACGGCGATCTCGCTCGTCGTGTCGTATTTTTCCGGACCGATGCTCAACTTCGGCGACTTCTCCCGCTACTGCGGGAGCTACGCGGGCGTGAAGCGCGGCAATTTCTGGGGGCTGCCCGTCAATTTCCTCGCGTTCTCGCTCGTCACCGTGATCACGACGGCCGCGACGCTGCCTGTGTTCGGACAACTGATCACCGATCCCGTCGAGACGGTCGGCCGCATCGACCATCCGACCGCGGTGATCCTCGGCGCGCTGACCTTCATGATCGCGACGATCGGCATCAACATCGTCGCGAACTTCGTGTCGCCCGCGTTCGACTTCTCGAACGTCGCGCCGCGCCTCATCAGCTGGCGCGCGGGCGGGATGTTCGCAGCGGTCGCGTCGGTGTTCATCACGCCGTGGAATCTCTTCAACAATCCCGCCGTGATCCATTACACGCTCGACGTGCTCGGAAGCTTCATCGGGCCGCTGTACGGCGTGCTGATCGTCGATTTCTACCTCGTGAAGCGCGGCGCGCTCGTGCGCGGCGATCTGTACACGATGTCGACGGACGGCGCGTACTGGTATCGCGGCGGCGTGAACCGGCGAGCGATCGCGGCGCTCTTGCCCGCGGCCGCGATCGCCGTCGCGTGCGTGATGGCGCCGGCGCTGTCCGGATTCGCGAACTTCTCGTGGTTCATCGGCGCGGCGCTCGGCGGCGTGTTCTATCTCGCATTCGCAAAAGCATGA
- a CDS encoding aspartate/glutamate racemase family protein gives MKIKLINPNTTQRMADTMGRCAREVASAGTAIVAVSPSMGPPSIEGYYDEALATPGLLAEVAAGERDGFDGYVIACFGDPGLYAARELARGPVIGIAEAAMHAASVLAPGFSVVTTLARTCGMAWHLAERYGMKRFCRNVRATDVAVLDLDKPGSAARRVIVDECRRALDEDGADAIVLGCAGMAEFAHEIEAAIGAPVVEGVTAAVKWAEALIALKLSTAKRGDFARPLAKRYDGEFARFSPGGALAPGHAAPAGTAASGTATLAAATPDVFPQPHIHSV, from the coding sequence ATGAAGATCAAGCTCATCAATCCGAACACGACGCAGCGGATGGCCGACACGATGGGTCGCTGCGCGCGCGAGGTCGCATCGGCGGGCACGGCGATCGTCGCCGTGAGCCCGTCGATGGGGCCGCCCTCGATCGAAGGCTATTACGACGAGGCGCTCGCGACGCCGGGCCTCCTCGCCGAAGTCGCGGCGGGCGAGCGCGACGGCTTCGACGGCTATGTGATCGCGTGCTTCGGCGATCCGGGGCTGTACGCGGCGCGCGAGCTCGCGCGGGGGCCCGTGATCGGCATCGCCGAGGCGGCGATGCATGCGGCGAGCGTGCTCGCGCCGGGCTTCTCGGTCGTGACGACGCTCGCGCGCACCTGCGGGATGGCGTGGCATCTCGCCGAGCGCTACGGGATGAAGCGTTTTTGCCGCAACGTGCGCGCGACCGACGTCGCGGTGCTCGATCTCGACAAGCCCGGCTCGGCCGCGCGCCGCGTGATCGTCGACGAATGCCGGCGCGCGCTCGACGAGGACGGCGCGGACGCGATCGTGCTCGGCTGCGCGGGAATGGCGGAGTTCGCGCACGAGATCGAGGCGGCGATCGGCGCGCCCGTGGTCGAGGGCGTGACGGCCGCCGTCAAATGGGCGGAGGCGCTGATTGCGCTCAAGCTCTCGACCGCGAAGCGCGGCGACTTCGCGCGGCCGCTCGCGAAGCGCTACGACGGCGAGTTCGCGCGCTTCAGCCCGGGCGGCGCGCTCGCGCCCGGGCATGCCGCGCCCGCCGGCACGGCTGCATCCGGCACGGCGACGCTCGCCGCCGCGA